A segment of the Candidatus Zixiibacteriota bacterium genome:
CGAAGCGGTGTGCCCTTCCTCTCCTATGCCGAGTATGATCAGATCAAATTGAGGGAACTTATCTTCCTTTAATCGAAAAAAAGTCTTTATCTCCTCCTCATACCTCTTAGCCGAGATCTCGGGTGTCTTATAAATATGGACTGAGTGGATATTCTCGGCGGGAATTGAGATATGTCGAAGGAGAGCTTCTTTTATCATCCCATAATTACTATCCGGTTCATCAAAAGGAACGAATCTTTCATCCGCTAAAAAAATATGAGTCTTGCCCCAGGCTAATCGTTCT
Coding sequences within it:
- the pgl gene encoding 6-phosphogluconolactonase, which gives rise to MKRPEKREVLVFQKREKLYDFLIKKWKEISEKAIEKSGIFTIALSGGETPVEFYQKLADSRERLAWGKTHIFLADERFVPFDEPDSNYGMIKEALLRHISIPAENIHSVHIYKTPEISAKRYEEEIKTFFRLKEDKFPQFDLIILGIGEEGHTAS